One Neisseria sp. Marseille-Q5346 genomic region harbors:
- the trpB gene encoding tryptophan synthase subunit beta: MKNYYAPDENGFFGEHGGLYVSETLIPALQELAEAYKAAKEDPSFWEEFRHDLKHYVGRPSPVYHAARLSEHLGGAQIWLKREDLNHTGAHKVNNTIGQALLARRMGKKRVIAETGAGQHGVASATVAARFGMTCDVYMGADDIQRQMPNVFRMKLLGANVVSVDSGSRTLKDAMNEAMREWVARVDDTFYIIGTAAGPAPYPEMVRDFQCVIGNEAKEQMLEAIGRQPDVAVACVGGGSNAIGLFHPYIEEENVRLVGVEAGGLGVDTPDHAAPITSKAPIGVLHGFRSYLMQDENGQVLGTHSVSAGLDYPGIGPEHSHLNDINRVEYTVAKDDEALEAFDLLCRFEGIIPALESSHAVAWAVKNAPKMGKDQVILVNLSGRGDKDINTVAKLKGIEL; encoded by the coding sequence ATGAAAAATTATTACGCTCCCGACGAGAACGGCTTTTTCGGCGAACACGGCGGCCTGTACGTTTCCGAAACCCTGATTCCTGCTTTGCAAGAATTGGCAGAAGCCTATAAAGCAGCGAAAGAAGATCCTTCATTTTGGGAAGAGTTCCGCCATGATTTGAAACACTATGTCGGCCGTCCCAGCCCTGTTTACCATGCCGCGCGATTGTCCGAGCATTTGGGCGGCGCACAAATCTGGCTGAAGCGTGAAGATTTGAACCATACCGGCGCGCACAAAGTCAACAACACCATCGGTCAGGCATTGCTCGCCCGCCGCATGGGCAAAAAACGCGTGATTGCCGAAACCGGCGCAGGTCAGCACGGCGTGGCTTCTGCCACCGTCGCAGCACGTTTCGGCATGACTTGCGACGTGTACATGGGCGCAGACGACATCCAACGCCAAATGCCGAATGTGTTCCGCATGAAATTATTGGGTGCGAACGTGGTCAGCGTTGACAGCGGCAGCCGTACTTTGAAAGACGCGATGAACGAAGCCATGCGCGAATGGGTCGCCCGCGTGGACGACACGTTCTACATCATCGGCACCGCCGCAGGCCCTGCACCGTATCCCGAAATGGTACGCGATTTCCAATGTGTGATCGGCAATGAAGCCAAAGAACAAATGTTGGAAGCCATCGGCCGCCAACCTGACGTTGCCGTTGCCTGTGTGGGCGGCGGTTCGAACGCCATCGGTTTGTTCCATCCCTATATCGAAGAAGAAAACGTGCGTTTGGTCGGCGTAGAAGCCGGCGGTTTGGGCGTGGATACCCCCGACCACGCCGCGCCGATTACCAGTAAAGCCCCTATCGGCGTATTGCACGGCTTCCGCAGCTATTTGATGCAGGACGAAAACGGTCAAGTCTTGGGTACGCACTCCGTTTCCGCAGGCTTGGACTACCCAGGCATCGGCCCGGAACACAGCCATTTGAACGATATCAACCGCGTGGAATACACCGTTGCCAAAGATGACGAAGCACTCGAAGCCTTTGACTTGCTCTGCCGTTTCGAGGGTATTATTCCTGCGCTGGAATCCAGCCATGCCGTTGCTTGGGCGGTGAAAAACGCGCCGAAAATGGGCAAAGACCAAGTGATTTTGGTTAACCTCTCCGGCCGCGGCGATAAAGACATTAATACCGTGGCGAAACTCAAAGGCATTGAGTTGTAA
- a CDS encoding DNA glycosylase — MQEPIVESHPFAALLPPQATVMMMGTFPPKEEKHAMQFHYPNFQNDMWRVYGLVFFGDAAHFQKQGEKAFDADKIKAFLSEKGIASCPTVLKAIREHGNASDKFLKVIETVDLATVLAQMPECRHLCTTGGKATEVLLEIQGSGMKMPKAGETVPFPYAGRELTLTRLPSTSRAYPLSLAKKAAAYRAFFEMAGLTVFQE; from the coding sequence ATGCAAGAGCCAATCGTCGAGTCTCACCCTTTCGCAGCCTTGTTGCCACCGCAGGCAACAGTCATGATGATGGGGACGTTTCCGCCTAAAGAAGAAAAACACGCGATGCAGTTTCATTATCCGAATTTTCAAAACGATATGTGGCGTGTGTATGGGCTGGTGTTTTTCGGCGATGCGGCGCATTTTCAAAAGCAGGGCGAAAAGGCGTTTGATGCCGATAAAATCAAAGCGTTTTTGAGTGAAAAGGGGATTGCATCCTGTCCGACCGTATTAAAGGCAATACGCGAACATGGCAATGCTTCGGATAAGTTTTTAAAAGTGATAGAAACCGTCGATTTGGCAACAGTATTGGCACAAATGCCCGAGTGCCGCCATCTTTGCACCACCGGCGGCAAGGCAACCGAAGTTTTGTTGGAGATTCAGGGCAGCGGCATGAAAATGCCGAAGGCCGGCGAAACAGTACCGTTCCCCTATGCTGGACGTGAGTTGACCCTGACGCGCCTGCCTTCGACTTCGCGTGCCTATCCTTTGAGTTTGGCGAAAAAAGCAGCGGCGTATCGGGCTTTTTTTGAAATGGCTGGATTGACTGTTTTTCAGGAGTAG
- a CDS encoding phosphoribosylanthranilate isomerase, whose amino-acid sequence MNTIRTKICGITRPEDALAAAELGADAIGLVFYAKSKRAVSIEQAQAVVKNLPPFVSVVALFVNENEQTIREILRQVPIDVIQFHGDEDDDFCRRFDRPYLKAVRVQSAADIQTACAKFPNARALLFDAYHPTEYGGTGQSFDWTMLHGNIGKPWILAGGLTAENVAEAVKISGAAAVDVSGGVEISGGIKSREKMAAFIQAVKAV is encoded by the coding sequence ATGAACACCATACGCACCAAAATTTGCGGTATTACCCGACCTGAAGACGCGCTGGCCGCGGCCGAATTGGGCGCGGATGCCATCGGGCTGGTGTTTTACGCCAAGAGTAAACGGGCAGTGAGTATTGAGCAGGCGCAGGCGGTTGTGAAAAATCTGCCGCCGTTTGTATCGGTGGTGGCTTTGTTTGTGAATGAAAACGAGCAAACCATCCGCGAGATTTTGCGTCAGGTACCGATAGATGTGATTCAGTTTCACGGCGATGAAGACGATGATTTTTGCCGTCGGTTTGACCGCCCGTATTTGAAGGCCGTGCGCGTACAGTCCGCTGCCGATATTCAGACGGCCTGTGCCAAATTTCCGAATGCCCGAGCCTTGCTGTTTGATGCTTATCATCCGACCGAATACGGCGGTACGGGACAAAGTTTCGACTGGACCATGTTGCATGGCAATATCGGCAAACCGTGGATACTTGCCGGTGGATTGACTGCGGAAAACGTTGCCGAAGCAGTAAAAATCAGTGGCGCAGCCGCGGTGGATGTGTCCGGTGGCGTGGAAATCTCCGGCGGAATTAAGAGCAGGGAGAAAATGGCGGCGTTTATTCAGGCAGTAAAGGCTGTCTGA
- a CDS encoding RHS repeat protein, with product MTAVYGRDGKKLRGFAYRNHIMVEHSQPDGLVSRYEYDRYDTDGKVLKSSNNLGEEWTFAYRKDHTVVTDALGRTEVYGFDENRELVYRIDADGRRSDSERDSYGRITVERDPLGRETRYLYDTEGNVIAITAPDGSSTQIDYHETLNLPVAVNDPAGRITAYTYDGRGNLISITDPAGYTTSYGYNAQWLPETITDALGKTRRLHYDTLDQLVCFTDCTGETTRFAYTEYGDLETVTDALGHTTRHHYDAAGNPVRTDYPDGSHETFEYDRLNRLTAHIDGLGAKTAYELAVDGLPLKRTNALGHTFAYAYDKAGNLIQSADQRSGVLHYIYDKIGRIQVINSAIKYLS from the coding sequence TTGACCGCCGTTTACGGACGAGACGGCAAAAAACTGCGCGGTTTCGCCTACCGAAACCACATCATGGTCGAACACAGCCAGCCCGACGGACTGGTGTCCCGCTACGAATACGACCGTTACGACACCGACGGCAAAGTGCTCAAAAGCAGCAACAACCTCGGCGAAGAATGGACGTTCGCCTACCGCAAAGACCATACCGTCGTTACCGACGCATTGGGGCGGACGGAAGTGTACGGTTTCGACGAAAACCGCGAACTCGTCTACCGCATCGACGCCGACGGACGACGCAGCGACAGCGAACGCGACAGCTACGGCCGCATTACCGTAGAACGCGACCCGCTCGGACGCGAAACCCGCTATCTCTACGATACCGAAGGCAACGTCATCGCCATCACCGCCCCGGACGGCAGCAGCACCCAAATCGACTACCACGAAACCCTCAACCTGCCGGTTGCCGTCAACGATCCCGCCGGCAGGATTACCGCCTACACCTACGACGGACGCGGCAACCTCATCAGCATCACCGACCCCGCCGGTTACACCACAAGTTACGGCTACAACGCCCAATGGTTGCCCGAAACCATTACCGACGCCTTAGGCAAAACCCGACGCCTACACTACGACACCCTCGACCAACTCGTCTGCTTTACCGACTGTACCGGCGAAACCACCCGTTTCGCTTACACCGAATACGGCGATCTCGAAACCGTTACCGATGCGCTGGGCCATACCACCCGCCACCACTACGACGCAGCGGGCAACCCCGTCCGTACCGACTATCCCGACGGCAGTCACGAAACCTTCGAATACGACCGCCTCAACCGTCTGACCGCCCACATCGACGGACTCGGTGCCAAAACCGCCTACGAACTCGCAGTGGACGGACTGCCGCTCAAACGCACCAACGCGCTGGGCCATACCTTCGCCTACGCCTACGACAAAGCCGGCAACCTGATTCAAAGCGCCGACCAAAGAAGCGGTGTCCTCCATTACATCTACGACAAAATCGGACGGATTCAGGTCATAAATTCTGCAATCAAATATTTGTCATAA
- a CDS encoding DNA internalization-related competence protein ComEC/Rec2 — translation MAWRFVLPAWVVGVVLSFALPFVPPWWVWLAVIIGALALCRKFAVAWLVLAVCVGMAFGVWRTGLVLAAQWPVGEASAKVLTVEVADMPRDDGRRVQFAARAWDERGQAFDLMLSDYQRRDWAVGSRWSVSARVRPVIGEVNARGLNRETWALANGIDGMGTLGRDRKLMRQGGGFGLANMRDAVSRSWQGTADKYPEFSDGIGLMRALSIGEQSALRPPLWQAFRPLGLTHLVSISGLHVTMVAVLFAWLIKRIFRYLPWIPAKPRVWILAGGVASALFYALLAGFSVPTQRSVLMLAAFAWAWWHGSGGSGWTAWWQALAVVLLLDPLAVLGVGTWLSFGLVAALIWASSGRLKESGWRLAVRGQWAATVLSVVLLGYLFASLPLLSPLVNALAIPWFSWVLTPLALLGSVFSFELVQLVAVFLAEYTLRGLVWLATVSPEFAVAAAPVPLLVLAMMAALLLLLPKGMGLKPWACLVLLSFVFYRPAKLEEGVARVTVMDAGQGLSVLIQTRNRNLLFDTGTEQVAQTGIVPSLNAMGVRRLDSLILSHHDIDHDGGFQSVAAVGTDKLLAGQPEFYPNAEFCQEDKWQWDGVDFELLRPSENAGKEDNDRSCVLRVVANGKALLITGDLGVKGEAGLIEKYGNALYSQVLVLGHHGSSTASSGSFLHTVSPQYAVASSGYANAYKHPTVAVQNRVRAHGITLLRTDLSGALVFALGQDDIFQGRLKKDKFYWQKKPFE, via the coding sequence ATGGCGTGGCGGTTTGTGTTGCCTGCTTGGGTGGTGGGTGTAGTGCTTTCGTTTGCGTTGCCGTTTGTGCCGCCATGGTGGGTTTGGTTGGCTGTAATTATTGGCGCGCTTGCGTTGTGTCGAAAATTTGCTGTAGCTTGGTTGGTGCTGGCCGTCTGCGTGGGCATGGCGTTTGGAGTGTGGCGGACAGGTCTGGTTTTGGCTGCTCAATGGCCTGTGGGGGAGGCATCGGCTAAAGTTTTGACGGTTGAAGTGGCGGATATGCCGCGTGATGATGGACGGCGTGTGCAGTTTGCGGCAAGGGCTTGGGATGAACGTGGGCAGGCTTTTGATTTGATGTTGTCGGATTATCAGCGGCGCGATTGGGCGGTGGGCAGCAGGTGGTCTGTATCGGCGCGGGTAAGGCCGGTGATCGGTGAAGTGAATGCGCGCGGTTTGAACCGTGAAACATGGGCTTTGGCCAATGGTATCGATGGCATGGGTACTTTGGGACGCGATAGGAAACTTATGCGGCAAGGCGGCGGTTTCGGTTTGGCTAATATGCGTGATGCGGTAAGCCGAAGTTGGCAGGGAACGGCGGACAAATATCCTGAGTTTTCAGACGGCATAGGGCTGATGCGTGCTTTGAGTATTGGCGAGCAATCGGCGTTGCGGCCGCCTTTGTGGCAGGCATTCCGGCCTTTGGGGCTGACGCACTTGGTCAGTATTTCGGGCTTGCATGTAACGATGGTGGCGGTATTGTTTGCCTGGCTGATCAAGCGAATTTTCCGTTATTTGCCGTGGATTCCGGCGAAACCGCGTGTGTGGATATTGGCAGGTGGTGTTGCTAGTGCTTTGTTTTATGCGCTTTTGGCCGGTTTTTCCGTACCGACGCAACGCAGTGTGTTGATGTTGGCTGCGTTTGCGTGGGCATGGTGGCACGGAAGTGGCGGCTCGGGCTGGACGGCATGGTGGCAGGCTTTGGCCGTTGTTTTGTTGTTGGATCCGTTGGCAGTATTGGGCGTGGGAACGTGGTTGTCTTTCGGCTTGGTTGCTGCTTTGATTTGGGCTTCATCAGGCCGTCTGAAAGAGTCGGGTTGGCGTTTGGCTGTACGGGGGCAATGGGCGGCAACGGTGTTGTCGGTGGTATTGCTGGGCTATTTGTTTGCTTCGTTACCTTTGCTCAGTCCGTTGGTTAATGCTCTGGCTATTCCTTGGTTTTCTTGGGTGTTGACGCCGTTGGCTTTGCTGGGTTCGGTTTTTTCTTTTGAACTTGTCCAGTTGGTAGCGGTATTTTTGGCGGAATATACTTTGCGTGGTTTGGTATGGCTGGCTACGGTATCGCCTGAATTTGCCGTCGCAGCGGCGCCTGTACCTTTGCTGGTGTTGGCGATGATGGCGGCTTTGTTGTTATTGTTGCCTAAAGGAATGGGCTTGAAACCTTGGGCATGTCTGGTTTTATTGAGCTTTGTGTTTTACCGTCCTGCCAAGCTGGAGGAGGGGGTGGCAAGAGTTACGGTGATGGATGCAGGACAAGGTTTGTCGGTGTTGATACAAACGCGTAACCGCAATCTTTTGTTTGATACGGGAACGGAGCAAGTGGCGCAAACAGGTATTGTGCCGAGTTTGAACGCGATGGGCGTGCGCCGTTTGGACAGCCTGATTTTGTCGCACCATGATATTGACCATGACGGCGGTTTTCAAAGTGTAGCGGCTGTCGGTACCGATAAATTGCTTGCCGGACAACCTGAGTTTTATCCGAATGCAGAGTTTTGCCAAGAAGACAAATGGCAATGGGACGGCGTAGATTTCGAGTTGCTCAGGCCGTCTGAAAATGCTGGTAAGGAAGATAATGACCGAAGCTGCGTATTGCGTGTCGTAGCAAACGGCAAAGCCTTGTTGATAACCGGCGATTTGGGCGTGAAGGGCGAGGCCGGTTTGATTGAGAAATACGGCAATGCACTGTATAGCCAAGTGTTGGTATTGGGACATCACGGCAGCAGCACGGCTTCGTCGGGCAGCTTTCTGCATACGGTTTCGCCGCAATATGCCGTGGCATCCAGCGGCTATGCCAATGCCTACAAACATCCGACCGTTGCCGTACAAAATCGTGTCCGCGCGCACGGCATTACTTTGTTGAGAACTGATTTGTCAGGCGCGTTGGTGTTTGCTTTGGGACAGGACGATATATTTCAAGGCCGTCTGAAAAAGGATAAGTTTTATTGGCAGAAGAAACCGTTTGAGTAA
- a CDS encoding Mbeg1-like protein encodes MTETQNQPNNEESVVIIGTRRDDVLYGSLGHNIFYGGLGNDTFIVNNRNDQIVERYGEGMDTVYTHTTYTLPNYVENLTMTGHDNIFGFGNNSDNVLIGNSGNNRLSAGRGKDVLYGGAGNDLLLAGDDDDKLYGGDGNDILRGDHGNDYLEGNEGDDVLDGGIGADIMRGGNGNDTYYVDSPNDVVIEEANGGIDTVYTGMTYRLPTHVENLTLTGSGNYFGFGNHSDNVLIGNIGNNRLIGGRGNDVLRGEAGYDLLLAGDGDDKLYGGTGNDILRGDAGNDYLDGGEGNDTLEGGSGDDTYVFRRGSGHDVISDNLGHNSIHFEGLSTKDISLTTRPSVSNPVLEDWVFTIRETGETLTLKEQHKTYSSVSKYKFLDKEADFANTFKYPEHDASEDSVTMRVLYKDGHAVTHAAVQGQHLQTASLQYWENIATQKRANDIVRPSYKQAQHSIFTKDSDGDGLVDAIDRNPQEWNVSERDLRMFSSLAYESPSALHTVFKGNYWWNTQYASIAKNINDKYFSNQANVSELVGKWTLLKAGSPGSGLDYAIFGNANKKGGWENVVVAFRGTQATSIKDVLADLKIVTGNLPEQTKYLDEIARYIDTLHAKNVYSTGHSLGGYLAEYFAAHTMQQRNDWASDFKRSSLFNPAVLNVDKASPEALKQARDMADKMAETRITDNSDTTQARPLYETNSYVIKGEWVGDGFSGKTGAGIGTAVGILLALATGGASLAAGAAGALAGAASSQVHKGLGRYPKAKVLDFKSGDVWGKHNMTSFYESDTKLEQYFSQGKRIDKHYKNPYLKDSDQDGFSDGIENIFGTSSNDAQETPYATGTSAIYTDDRPMLAVVQTEDAAGNVLSLKGVEMTARQQGDKMAYAANGNEIDLGKNSFDWSVSISGDNKGVAALHGSAADDVLKGSDGNDYLAGGLGGDTIVTGEGRDTVAFTAWDVREGKLDHLLDFNPVKDKLDLSAMRPLLNEKESQVSWADLFVRDVDTFSPDRSYLVFNSAQKTLAYRGAGAESSTEFARFYNEDAAQLTAANIIG; translated from the coding sequence ATGACTGAAACTCAAAACCAACCTAATAACGAAGAGTCCGTAGTGATTATCGGCACGCGTCGTGATGATGTGCTGTATGGCAGCTTGGGACACAATATTTTTTACGGCGGTTTAGGAAACGATACCTTTATTGTGAACAACAGGAATGACCAAATTGTTGAAAGGTACGGCGAGGGTATGGATACGGTTTATACCCATACGACTTATACGTTGCCGAATTATGTTGAAAACCTGACGATGACCGGCCACGATAATATTTTTGGTTTCGGTAACAATTCCGACAACGTCCTCATCGGCAACAGCGGCAACAACCGTTTGAGCGCCGGACGTGGCAAGGATGTTCTTTACGGTGGGGCGGGTAATGACTTACTGCTGGCAGGCGATGATGACGACAAACTTTATGGTGGTGATGGCAACGATATTTTGCGTGGCGATCATGGTAACGATTATTTGGAAGGAAACGAAGGCGACGATGTTTTAGACGGCGGAATCGGTGCAGATATCATGCGCGGCGGCAATGGCAACGATACATATTATGTAGACAGTCCAAACGATGTCGTTATCGAAGAAGCCAATGGCGGCATTGATACGGTCTACACGGGTATGACTTACCGTTTGCCGACTCATGTTGAAAACCTGACCTTGACCGGCAGCGGCAATTATTTCGGCTTCGGCAACCATTCTGACAACGTCCTAATCGGCAACATTGGCAACAACCGTTTGATCGGAGGCCGAGGTAATGATGTGCTTCGCGGAGAGGCAGGCTATGACTTGCTGTTGGCGGGCGATGGTGACGACAAACTTTACGGCGGTACCGGCAACGATATTTTACGCGGCGATGCCGGTAATGATTATTTGGATGGCGGCGAAGGAAATGACACGCTTGAAGGCGGTAGCGGAGATGATACTTATGTGTTCCGCCGTGGCAGCGGTCATGATGTCATTTCAGACAATCTGGGTCATAACAGTATTCATTTTGAAGGTTTGAGTACGAAGGATATCAGTCTTACTACTCGTCCAAGCGTCAGTAATCCTGTCCTTGAAGATTGGGTTTTTACGATTCGTGAAACAGGCGAAACGCTGACCCTTAAAGAGCAACACAAGACCTATTCATCTGTATCTAAGTATAAATTCTTGGATAAAGAGGCGGATTTTGCTAACACGTTCAAATATCCCGAGCACGATGCCAGCGAAGACAGCGTAACCATGCGTGTGCTTTATAAAGATGGTCACGCCGTCACACATGCCGCCGTACAAGGGCAGCATCTTCAGACGGCCTCTTTGCAGTATTGGGAAAATATTGCTACTCAAAAAAGAGCCAATGATATTGTCCGACCTAGTTATAAACAGGCGCAACATTCTATCTTTACCAAAGACAGTGATGGCGACGGTTTGGTCGATGCTATTGACCGCAATCCGCAGGAGTGGAATGTTTCCGAGCGTGATTTGCGGATGTTCTCTTCATTGGCTTATGAATCTCCGTCTGCTTTGCATACTGTATTTAAAGGCAATTATTGGTGGAATACGCAATATGCTTCTATTGCTAAGAATATTAACGACAAATATTTTAGCAATCAGGCCAATGTATCTGAATTGGTTGGGAAATGGACATTGCTTAAGGCAGGTAGTCCGGGAAGCGGTTTGGATTATGCGATTTTCGGCAATGCGAACAAGAAGGGCGGTTGGGAAAATGTCGTGGTAGCGTTTAGAGGTACGCAGGCGACCAGTATTAAAGATGTTTTGGCTGATTTGAAAATTGTGACCGGTAATTTGCCGGAGCAAACCAAATATTTGGATGAAATTGCACGCTATATTGATACGCTTCATGCCAAAAATGTGTATTCGACCGGACATTCGTTGGGCGGCTATCTTGCAGAATACTTTGCCGCACATACCATGCAACAGCGTAATGATTGGGCAAGTGATTTCAAACGCAGCAGTCTGTTTAATCCGGCTGTTTTGAATGTGGACAAAGCCTCGCCTGAAGCCTTAAAACAAGCACGGGATATGGCCGATAAAATGGCGGAAACACGTATCACGGACAACTCGGATACAACACAGGCACGCCCTCTGTATGAAACCAATTCGTATGTAATCAAAGGCGAATGGGTTGGAGATGGTTTTTCAGGCAAAACAGGTGCGGGTATTGGTACGGCAGTCGGTATATTATTGGCATTAGCGACTGGTGGAGCGAGCCTTGCGGCAGGAGCTGCAGGTGCACTTGCAGGTGCTGCCTCGTCCCAAGTTCATAAAGGATTGGGCAGATATCCGAAAGCCAAGGTTTTGGATTTCAAAAGCGGCGATGTATGGGGCAAACACAATATGACCAGCTTTTATGAGTCTGATACCAAACTTGAACAATACTTCTCTCAAGGTAAACGTATCGACAAGCATTACAAAAATCCTTATTTGAAGGATTCTGACCAAGACGGTTTTTCAGACGGCATTGAAAACATATTTGGCACCAGCAGCAACGATGCCCAAGAAACGCCATATGCAACCGGTACCTCTGCCATTTATACCGATGACCGACCCATGCTCGCCGTGGTTCAAACTGAGGATGCGGCCGGTAACGTCCTGTCACTCAAAGGCGTGGAAATGACGGCACGCCAGCAGGGCGATAAGATGGCATATGCGGCAAACGGTAACGAAATCGACTTAGGTAAAAACAGCTTTGATTGGTCTGTCAGCATCAGTGGAGACAACAAAGGCGTAGCGGCCTTGCATGGCAGCGCGGCTGACGATGTATTGAAAGGCAGCGATGGCAATGATTATCTGGCAGGTGGACTGGGTGGCGATACCATTGTTACCGGCGAGGGTAGAGATACGGTGGCATTTACTGCATGGGATGTCCGCGAGGGCAAACTGGATCACTTGTTGGATTTCAATCCAGTCAAAGACAAGTTGGATTTGAGCGCTATGCGTCCGCTGCTCAATGAGAAAGAAAGCCAGGTTAGCTGGGCGGATTTGTTTGTCCGAGATGTGGATACATTCAGCCCCGACCGCTCGTATCTTGTGTTCAACAGCGCTCAAAAAACCTTGGCGTATCGGGGCGCAGGAGCTGAAAGCAGCACAGAGTTCGCACGTTTCTACAATGAAGATGCTGCGCAGCTGACAGCCGCCAATATTATCGGCTGA
- a CDS encoding DMT family transporter — MKHLAIHLKLLGMAAFWGASWPMGRMLGQALPPLTGGMLRFLTAAILLLGWLFARYRLRTLAVLSRKQWLGLALAAAFGVFGFTVLSMLGLQRIPASRATVLVTFNPVLTMFFAALLFGEKLNGKIVLGMLLAVAGSIWAVTHGEIAAFLSGGGIGWGEVLVFCSLCCLVTYTMIGRAVLQGIDALTVTVATAWLGALMLLPPALISDGLPFGMLAEMDGRGWFALIGLSVGATVLSYAWYFEGVKTLGAGSAAAYITLVPVFGILCSAWFLGEALHVSLVAGCLAAVGGLALMQYGRRAV; from the coding sequence ATGAAACATTTAGCAATCCATCTAAAACTATTGGGCATGGCGGCGTTTTGGGGCGCATCTTGGCCGATGGGGCGGATGCTTGGGCAGGCGCTGCCGCCTTTAACGGGCGGTATGCTGCGCTTTTTGACTGCGGCAATCTTGCTTTTGGGCTGGCTGTTTGCACGGTATCGATTGCGTACTTTGGCGGTTTTGTCGCGCAAACAATGGCTTGGATTGGCATTGGCAGCGGCATTCGGCGTATTTGGTTTTACCGTATTGTCTATGCTGGGTTTGCAGCGGATTCCTGCTTCAAGGGCGACGGTGTTGGTCACGTTCAATCCTGTGCTGACGATGTTTTTTGCGGCTTTGCTGTTTGGTGAAAAACTCAACGGCAAGATTGTGTTGGGTATGTTGTTGGCAGTGGCAGGCTCGATATGGGCGGTCACGCATGGCGAGATTGCGGCATTTTTGTCGGGCGGTGGCATAGGGTGGGGCGAAGTGCTGGTGTTTTGCAGCCTTTGCTGCTTGGTTACTTATACGATGATAGGCAGGGCGGTGTTGCAGGGGATTGATGCGCTGACGGTCACCGTGGCCACCGCTTGGCTAGGTGCATTGATGCTGTTGCCGCCTGCGCTGATTTCAGACGGGCTGCCGTTTGGTATGCTTGCCGAAATGGACGGCAGGGGCTGGTTTGCTTTGATTGGGTTGTCTGTTGGGGCAACGGTCTTGAGCTATGCATGGTATTTTGAAGGCGTGAAGACTTTGGGCGCAGGCAGCGCGGCGGCGTACATTACTTTGGTGCCGGTATTTGGTATTTTGTGTTCCGCTTGGTTTTTGGGCGAGGCATTGCATGTTTCCTTGGTTGCCGGCTGTTTGGCGGCAGTGGGCGGATTGGCGTTGATGCAGTACGGAAGACGTGCCGTCTGA